From a region of the Streptomyces sp. NBC_00193 genome:
- a CDS encoding alpha/beta hydrolase yields MHRSCSRSRSRSGSPARARTRIGSGVFGTALAGALLAAVPGPAPAPAPARTGIEWGACPEKPVPAGMRCGTLTVPLDHEGNGKGAGPGTLRIAVAKLPATAPGGKRLGSLVMNFGGPGAPGISTLAADPNAFAELNKRYDLVAFDPRGVGRSAPITCGGGAPAGDAAPTGPAAELAALRAVAKRCALDSGPVLPYVGTVSVARDMDLLRQALGEDKLDFLGFSYGTRLGAVYAALFPRHTGRMALDGVDTLTEPLGEQALLSAVGQQRALDNFLVWCAHRQDCVYGTNTRTAKEKVQALVTRLDAAPLTGEGGLRFTGQDVADAIAIALYSQKWWPDLADALALVERGGDPVGLMQLGGPDDPPPPREEAAGAVAVPADNAAAALVAVNCADDPDRGDAKASPAAVAQELGELQPLFLAASPIFGPRQLMTVLACYGRPAGTDFIRRIDRPAGIPRILLVGTRGDPATPYEWTEETAKRLGNTVIVDYKGDGHTGYDASRCVQGYVDHFLIDGRLPSGTRSCPAGE; encoded by the coding sequence GTGCACCGTTCGTGCTCCCGATCCCGATCCCGCTCCGGCTCGCCCGCGCGGGCCCGTACCCGCATAGGCAGCGGAGTCTTCGGCACCGCCCTGGCCGGCGCCCTGCTCGCCGCCGTGCCCGGTCCGGCCCCCGCGCCCGCGCCCGCGCGTACGGGGATCGAGTGGGGTGCGTGCCCCGAGAAGCCCGTGCCCGCCGGCATGCGCTGCGGCACCCTCACCGTGCCGCTCGACCACGAAGGCAACGGCAAGGGCGCCGGCCCGGGCACGCTCCGGATCGCCGTCGCCAAGCTTCCCGCCACCGCGCCCGGCGGCAAGCGGCTCGGCTCCCTCGTGATGAACTTCGGCGGCCCCGGCGCCCCCGGCATCTCCACCCTCGCCGCCGACCCCAATGCCTTCGCGGAGCTCAACAAGCGCTACGACCTCGTCGCCTTCGACCCCCGCGGCGTCGGCCGCAGCGCCCCCATCACGTGCGGAGGAGGCGCCCCGGCGGGAGACGCGGCCCCCACCGGGCCCGCCGCCGAGCTCGCCGCGCTCCGCGCCGTCGCCAAGCGCTGCGCGCTCGACTCCGGGCCGGTGCTCCCGTACGTCGGTACCGTCAGCGTGGCCCGCGACATGGACCTGCTGCGCCAGGCCCTCGGGGAGGACAAGCTCGACTTCCTCGGGTTCTCCTACGGCACGCGCCTCGGCGCCGTCTACGCCGCGCTGTTCCCGCGCCACACCGGCCGCATGGCCCTCGACGGGGTCGACACCCTCACCGAGCCGCTCGGCGAGCAGGCCCTGCTGTCGGCGGTCGGCCAGCAGAGGGCGCTGGACAACTTCCTCGTCTGGTGCGCCCACCGGCAGGACTGCGTCTACGGCACGAACACCCGTACCGCCAAGGAGAAGGTCCAGGCCCTCGTCACCCGCTTGGACGCAGCGCCGCTGACCGGCGAGGGCGGACTGCGCTTCACCGGGCAGGACGTGGCCGACGCCATCGCGATCGCCCTGTACTCGCAGAAGTGGTGGCCCGACCTCGCGGACGCGCTCGCCCTGGTCGAGCGGGGCGGTGACCCCGTGGGGCTGATGCAGCTCGGCGGTCCGGACGACCCGCCGCCGCCCCGGGAGGAGGCGGCCGGCGCCGTCGCCGTGCCCGCCGACAACGCGGCCGCCGCGCTCGTCGCCGTGAACTGCGCCGACGACCCGGACCGCGGCGACGCCAAGGCCTCGCCGGCCGCCGTCGCGCAGGAGCTGGGGGAGCTCCAGCCGCTCTTCCTGGCCGCCTCGCCGATCTTCGGGCCGCGCCAGCTGATGACGGTGCTGGCCTGCTACGGGCGCCCGGCCGGCACCGATTTCATCCGCAGGATCGACCGCCCTGCCGGGATCCCGCGGATCCTGCTCGTCGGTACGCGCGGGGACCCGGCCACCCCGTACGAGTGGACGGAGGAGACGGCGAAGCGGCTCGGCAACACCGTGATCGTGGACTACAAGGGTGACGGACACACCGGGTACGACGCCTCGCGCTGCGTGCAGGGGTACGTGGACCACTTCCTGATCGACGGCCGCCTGCCCTCCGGGACGCGCTCCTGCCCCGCCGGGGAGTGA
- a CDS encoding serine/threonine-protein kinase has translation MRERDVLVERYELTGLLGRGGFGEVWRAFDTRVRRTVAIKIGHPRSVEDRERFASEAHLAGTLVHPCIAALYDYGEAQYEGRPLVYLVMELVEGETLAAVLGRGVPPTASALVWARDVCEALGAAHERDVVHRDIKALNVMITGYGGPGTGRAKVLDFGIAKYLHQPGLTATGHVIGSFEYMAPERLLGAPAVDGRADLYALGCLLMQLLTGRLPFPAQDIEALSYAHAHTAPPPPSSLRPGLPPGADRLVLDLLAKDPAERPAGAAEVIDRLNALIRGDEEPPAARDAAGTRDAPGTRTRIRPAAADDDTARPVLVARLDRILASGRTGAGPDFVRQLDLLIGDLGESLGADDPLTAEAGYHRSMYLWQSAGDPTELERVLPRLLGVLGPEDRRTIDVQAVLAGFAAARGQVDGRPWLPVLREVIERSTRVLGADSEITLIARLDLAEALDREYDGRARPLAAPRERTWEQSARRRDLLAPLLPDLVRGLGPDDPRVREVTLRLALDSYGLGVYREALPYYEQLLPSSPAGLVRTPVGLRIQHAHCVAESGDPRRAVALFDAVRELLYTRGDAQSVQWDKRARSLRSDAKKMQRQQGGGGLLGRLRG, from the coding sequence ATGCGCGAGCGGGACGTGCTGGTCGAGCGGTACGAGCTGACCGGGTTACTGGGGCGGGGCGGCTTCGGCGAGGTGTGGCGGGCCTTCGACACCCGGGTGCGCCGGACGGTCGCGATCAAGATCGGACATCCGCGGTCGGTGGAGGACCGGGAGCGGTTCGCCTCCGAGGCTCACCTCGCGGGCACCCTCGTCCACCCGTGCATCGCGGCCCTGTACGACTACGGCGAGGCGCAGTACGAAGGACGGCCGCTGGTCTACCTGGTCATGGAACTCGTGGAGGGCGAGACCCTCGCCGCCGTCCTTGGCCGCGGGGTACCGCCCACGGCGTCCGCCCTCGTCTGGGCCCGGGACGTCTGCGAGGCGCTCGGGGCCGCGCACGAGCGGGACGTGGTGCACCGGGACATCAAGGCCCTGAACGTGATGATCACCGGGTACGGCGGTCCGGGCACGGGCCGTGCGAAGGTGCTCGACTTCGGCATCGCCAAGTACCTGCACCAGCCCGGCCTCACGGCCACGGGCCACGTCATCGGCTCGTTCGAGTACATGGCGCCGGAACGCCTGCTCGGCGCCCCCGCCGTCGACGGACGGGCCGACCTCTACGCCCTGGGCTGCCTCCTGATGCAGCTGCTGACGGGCCGGCTCCCCTTCCCCGCGCAGGACATCGAGGCGCTGTCCTACGCGCACGCCCACACGGCGCCGCCGCCGCCCAGCTCGCTGCGGCCCGGGCTTCCTCCCGGGGCCGACCGGCTGGTGCTGGACCTGCTCGCCAAGGACCCGGCAGAGCGACCGGCCGGGGCCGCGGAGGTGATCGACCGGCTGAACGCCCTGATCCGCGGGGACGAGGAGCCGCCCGCCGCCCGCGACGCCGCCGGCACGCGCGACGCTCCCGGCACGCGCACCCGCATCCGCCCGGCTGCGGCGGACGACGACACCGCGCGCCCGGTCCTCGTCGCGCGGCTCGACCGGATCCTGGCCTCGGGCCGCACGGGCGCCGGCCCGGACTTCGTACGGCAGCTCGACCTGCTGATCGGCGACCTCGGCGAATCCCTCGGCGCCGACGACCCCCTGACCGCCGAGGCGGGCTACCACCGTTCCATGTACCTGTGGCAGTCGGCGGGCGACCCGACGGAGCTGGAGCGCGTGCTCCCCCGGCTGCTGGGCGTCCTGGGCCCCGAGGACCGGCGGACCATCGACGTGCAGGCGGTGCTGGCCGGCTTCGCCGCCGCGCGCGGGCAGGTCGACGGCCGGCCGTGGCTCCCCGTGCTCAGGGAGGTCATCGAACGCTCCACCCGGGTGCTGGGCGCCGACAGCGAGATCACCCTGATCGCCCGGCTGGACCTCGCGGAGGCCCTGGACCGCGAATACGACGGCCGTGCCAGGCCGTTGGCCGCCCCGCGAGAGCGCACCTGGGAGCAGTCGGCCCGCCGCCGGGACCTGCTCGCGCCGCTGCTGCCCGACCTGGTGCGGGGCCTGGGCCCGGACGACCCGCGGGTCCGCGAGGTCACGCTGCGCCTGGCCCTGGACAGCTACGGCCTCGGCGTGTACCGCGAAGCCCTGCCGTACTACGAGCAGTTGCTGCCGAGCAGCCCCGCCGGTCTGGTGAGGACCCCCGTGGGCCTGCGGATCCAGCACGCCCACTGCGTCGCCGAGTCCGGGGACCCGCGGCGTGCGGTGGCCCTCTTCGACGCCGTGCGCGAGCTCCTGTACACGCGGGGGGACGCGCAGTCCGTCCAGTGGGACAAGCGGGCGCGCTCCCTGCGGTCGGACGCGAAGAAGATGCAGCGGCAGCAGGGCGGCGGCGGCCTGCTGGGCCGCCTCCGCGGCTGA
- a CDS encoding long-chain fatty acid--CoA ligase yields the protein MTAESSLVRVVSPPKLVEPVKTVIEGRVRQVWVPPLAPVPVRGSLGDIPFDNARQAPGEAVLARKDRDGTWRDVTAAEFAGEVLAVAKGLIAEGLRPGDRLAIMARTTYEWTLLDFAGWAAGLITVPVYPTSSAIQARWIIQDSGAVACAVEDTAQARIISSERANLPWLRHLWEFDTGAVARLVKAGEHVPDEVVAARRAGCAPESVATLIYTSGTTGQPKGCVLTHANFFAEVDNAVELLHPVFKSVSKDPASTLLFLPLSHVFGRMVAVGCMRARVKLGHAPSIRSEDLLADLAGFRPTFLLAIPYVLEKVYNTGRATAEKMGRASSFDRAARIARRFGELAEGERAGFGLRMARSLYEPLVYRRIRAALGGRVRYILSGGSPLGKRLAAFYTGAGIEVFEGYGLTETTAAATVTPPLRPRLGTVGWPLPGTAVRIADDGEVLLRGPHVFAGYWNSGVAVGGEQWLSTGDIGELDDDGYLTITGRKKDLIITSGGKNVAPAPLEDWLRAHPLVGQCMVVGDNRPYVTALITLEPEGLQHWRQMHKKVGVPIRELVDDEELRADLQRAVDEANRLVSRAESIRRFVVLEWDFTEERGHLTPSLKLKRGAVARDFAREIDALYRRP from the coding sequence GTGACCGCCGAATCGAGCCTGGTGAGGGTCGTCAGTCCGCCGAAGCTCGTCGAGCCCGTCAAGACCGTGATCGAGGGGCGGGTGCGCCAGGTGTGGGTGCCGCCGCTGGCGCCGGTGCCGGTCCGCGGGTCCCTCGGGGACATCCCCTTCGACAATGCCCGGCAGGCGCCGGGTGAAGCCGTACTCGCCCGCAAGGACCGGGACGGGACCTGGCGGGACGTCACGGCCGCCGAGTTCGCCGGCGAGGTGCTCGCCGTCGCGAAGGGGCTGATCGCCGAGGGGCTGCGGCCGGGCGACCGGCTGGCCATCATGGCGCGGACCACCTACGAGTGGACCCTGCTCGACTTCGCGGGCTGGGCGGCCGGGCTGATCACCGTACCGGTGTACCCGACCTCCTCCGCGATCCAGGCGCGCTGGATCATCCAGGACTCGGGGGCCGTCGCCTGCGCGGTCGAGGACACCGCGCAGGCGCGCATCATCAGCTCGGAGCGGGCCAACCTGCCCTGGCTGCGCCACCTCTGGGAGTTCGACACGGGGGCCGTGGCCCGGCTGGTCAAGGCCGGGGAGCACGTGCCCGACGAGGTCGTGGCGGCCCGGCGGGCCGGGTGCGCGCCGGAGTCCGTCGCGACGCTGATCTACACCTCCGGGACGACGGGGCAGCCCAAGGGGTGCGTGCTGACGCACGCCAACTTCTTCGCCGAGGTGGACAACGCGGTGGAGCTGCTGCACCCCGTCTTCAAGTCGGTCAGCAAGGACCCGGCCTCGACCCTGCTCTTCCTGCCGCTGTCGCACGTCTTCGGGCGGATGGTGGCCGTCGGCTGCATGCGGGCGCGGGTGAAGCTGGGCCACGCGCCGAGCATCCGCAGCGAGGACCTCCTCGCCGACCTGGCCGGCTTCCGGCCGACGTTCCTGCTGGCGATCCCGTACGTCCTGGAGAAGGTCTACAACACCGGCCGGGCGACGGCCGAGAAGATGGGCCGGGCCTCCTCCTTCGACCGCGCGGCGCGGATCGCGCGCCGCTTCGGGGAGCTGGCGGAGGGCGAGCGGGCGGGGTTCGGCTTGCGGATGGCCCGGTCGCTGTACGAGCCGCTCGTGTACCGGCGCATCCGGGCGGCCCTGGGCGGGCGCGTGCGGTACATCCTGAGCGGCGGCTCCCCGCTCGGCAAGCGCCTCGCCGCCTTCTACACGGGCGCGGGCATCGAGGTCTTCGAGGGCTACGGGCTCACGGAGACGACCGCGGCCGCGACCGTCACCCCGCCGCTGCGGCCCCGGCTGGGCACGGTGGGGTGGCCGCTGCCGGGGACGGCGGTACGGATCGCCGACGACGGGGAGGTGCTGCTGCGCGGGCCGCACGTGTTCGCGGGGTACTGGAACAGCGGCGTGGCGGTGGGCGGGGAGCAGTGGCTGTCCACGGGGGACATCGGGGAGCTCGACGACGACGGCTACCTGACGATCACCGGGCGGAAGAAGGACCTGATCATCACCTCCGGCGGCAAGAACGTGGCCCCCGCCCCGCTGGAGGACTGGCTGCGGGCCCATCCGCTGGTGGGCCAGTGCATGGTGGTCGGCGACAACCGGCCCTACGTCACCGCGCTGATCACCCTGGAACCGGAAGGGCTCCAGCACTGGCGGCAGATGCACAAGAAGGTGGGCGTGCCGATCAGGGAGCTGGTGGACGACGAGGAACTGCGGGCGGACCTCCAGCGGGCGGTCGACGAGGCGAACCGGCTGGTGTCGCGGGCGGAGTCGATCCGGCGGTTCGTGGTGCTGGAATGGGACTTCACGGAGGAGCGGGGGCACTTGACGCCTTCGCTGAAGCTGAAGCGGGGCGCGGTCGCGCGGGACTTCGCGCGGGAGATCGACGCGCTGTACCGGCGGCCCTGA
- a CDS encoding DinB family protein produces the protein MTAPMTAPLTSPDPGPKADLHFYLQSAREALLWKLEGLSEYDARRPLTPTGTNLLGLVKHAATTELGYLGDTFDRPSGEPLPWVAEDAEPNADMWATADQSRADVIGLYHRAWAHADATLDALPLDTIGTVPWWPDHDNKVTLHHAVVRIISDTHRHAGHADILRELLDGAVGMEKSNTSLPPEDEAWWQAHHARLEKAAREADEAP, from the coding sequence ATGACTGCTCCCATGACCGCTCCCCTCACCTCCCCCGACCCGGGCCCCAAGGCCGATCTCCACTTCTACCTCCAGTCGGCCCGCGAGGCGCTGCTCTGGAAGCTCGAAGGCCTTTCGGAGTACGACGCCCGCCGCCCGCTCACCCCGACCGGCACCAACCTCCTCGGCCTGGTCAAGCACGCGGCCACCACGGAGCTGGGCTACCTCGGCGACACCTTCGACCGCCCCTCCGGCGAACCCCTCCCCTGGGTCGCGGAGGACGCCGAACCCAACGCGGACATGTGGGCCACCGCGGACCAGTCCCGCGCGGACGTCATAGGCCTCTACCACCGCGCCTGGGCCCACGCGGACGCGACGCTCGACGCCCTCCCCCTGGACACGATCGGCACGGTCCCGTGGTGGCCGGACCACGACAACAAGGTGACCCTCCACCACGCCGTCGTCCGCATCATCTCCGACACCCACCGCCACGCCGGCCACGCCGACATCCTCCGCGAACTCCTCGACGGAGCGGTCGGGATGGAGAAGTCCAACACCAGCCTGCCGCCAGAGGACGAGGCCTGGTGGCAGGCCCACCACGCCCGCCTGGAGAAGGCGGCCCGCGAAGCGGACGAGGCCCCTTAG
- a CDS encoding helix-turn-helix domain-containing protein produces the protein MVGNHLLQHRSMSLVAIGLAAHIQSLPDGAPVGIKALAEKFPEGEVRIGSALRELERHGYLERRRERLDGGRVMTRTYSYNKPGAPSGGPLPPRPPSPPPPCPSGDGEEAMGEAVREPLAEPESAQDAEVAPALEPVPDPDPDAEAAPALEPVRQPAEPVRESEPGRPAASAPVPLSGPAPAPEAVGLLAGLRRNDPRLLLSERDVARLAPGVSAWLERGVDPAAIGQVLSQNLPAPLRSAASVLAYRLTALIPPAMPPAPPAPGDRRRPDPLQNCDGCDRAFRAPEPGRCRTCPSPPGERAAA, from the coding sequence GTGGTCGGCAACCACCTCCTCCAGCACCGCTCGATGTCGCTGGTCGCGATCGGCCTCGCCGCCCACATCCAGTCGCTGCCCGACGGCGCACCCGTCGGCATCAAGGCGCTCGCCGAGAAGTTCCCCGAGGGGGAGGTCCGCATCGGGTCCGCCCTGCGGGAGCTGGAGCGGCACGGCTACCTGGAGCGGCGGCGCGAACGGCTCGACGGCGGGCGCGTGATGACGCGGACCTACTCGTACAACAAGCCCGGCGCCCCCTCCGGCGGCCCGCTGCCGCCCCGCCCCCCGTCGCCTCCGCCGCCGTGCCCGTCGGGGGATGGCGAGGAGGCCATGGGGGAGGCCGTACGCGAGCCCCTGGCTGAACCGGAGTCGGCCCAGGACGCCGAGGTGGCACCCGCGCTGGAGCCCGTACCGGACCCGGACCCGGACGCCGAAGCGGCGCCCGCGCTGGAGCCCGTACGGCAACCCGCAGAACCCGTAAGGGAGTCGGAGCCGGGCCGCCCGGCGGCGTCCGCCCCCGTCCCGCTGTCCGGCCCGGCCCCCGCGCCCGAGGCCGTCGGGTTGCTCGCCGGGCTGCGGCGCAACGATCCCCGGCTGCTGCTCTCCGAGCGGGACGTCGCGCGGCTCGCGCCAGGGGTGTCGGCCTGGCTGGAGCGGGGGGTCGATCCCGCGGCCATCGGGCAGGTGCTGTCCCAGAACCTGCCTGCTCCGCTGCGCAGTGCCGCGTCCGTGCTCGCGTACCGGCTCACCGCGCTGATCCCGCCGGCCATGCCCCCGGCCCCGCCCGCTCCGGGGGACCGGCGGCGCCCGGACCCGCTCCAGAACTGCGACGGCTGCGACCGCGCCTTCCGCGCCCCGGAACCGGGCCGCTGCCGCACCTGCCCGTCCCCGCCCGGGGAACGCGCGGCTGCCTGA
- a CDS encoding ATP-binding protein, with the protein MTQLVDFHVQLSATPRGARLGRVLAIEQLRSWGLPLEGPAQIIAELAANAVTHGRVAGRDFRLGMSVTPGLLLIEVTDTRSDRIPEIRDPGRGLILVTSLADRWGVREGPAPWKVVWAEVDL; encoded by the coding sequence ATGACTCAACTCGTCGACTTCCACGTCCAGCTGTCCGCCACCCCGCGCGGGGCCCGACTCGGGCGGGTGCTCGCCATCGAGCAACTCCGCTCCTGGGGGCTGCCCTTGGAGGGGCCTGCGCAGATCATTGCCGAGCTCGCCGCCAATGCCGTGACCCATGGGCGGGTTGCCGGGCGGGACTTCCGGCTCGGGATGTCCGTTACTCCCGGGCTGCTGCTCATTGAGGTGACGGACACCCGGAGTGACCGGATCCCGGAGATCCGCGACCCGGGTCGGGGGCTCATCCTGGTCACCTCGCTCGCGGACCGGTGGGGCGTACGGGAAGGGCCGGCTCCGTGGAAGGTGGTGTGGGCGGAGGTCGATCTCTGA
- a CDS encoding helix-turn-helix transcriptional regulator: MSVDSSEGTEDAGWDVDPEDEQGVAVLSALGRQLRAWREEAGIRAAEFGTRIGYGEDLVRKVEGGKRIPRPEYLDRADEALRAGGKIAAMKADMEQVRYPKKIRVLAKREAQAVEIGTYNNHNIHGLLQTEEYASALFGMRRPAYQRDELERSLAARMARRSIFDRSPAPTLSFVQEEVTLRRRIGGTMILRRQLEHLLGVSQLQNVEFQVMPTDLEDHAGMGGLIELLKFEDGSGIGRSEGAFHGRPVFEPRQLRILELRYGIIRAQALTPQESQDFIEELLGET; encoded by the coding sequence ATGAGCGTGGACAGCAGTGAAGGTACGGAAGACGCGGGCTGGGACGTAGACCCGGAGGACGAACAGGGCGTGGCGGTCCTGTCCGCGCTCGGCCGCCAGCTCAGGGCTTGGCGCGAGGAGGCGGGCATCCGCGCGGCGGAGTTCGGCACCCGCATCGGCTACGGCGAGGACCTGGTCCGCAAGGTCGAGGGCGGCAAGCGGATCCCTCGGCCGGAGTACCTGGACAGGGCGGACGAGGCCCTGCGGGCGGGCGGGAAGATCGCCGCGATGAAGGCGGACATGGAGCAGGTCCGCTACCCGAAGAAGATCCGCGTCTTGGCGAAGAGGGAAGCCCAGGCCGTAGAGATCGGCACCTACAACAACCACAACATTCACGGGCTACTTCAGACGGAGGAGTACGCGTCTGCCCTGTTCGGGATGCGAAGGCCGGCATACCAACGGGACGAGCTAGAACGCTCCCTGGCCGCCCGAATGGCCCGACGATCGATCTTCGATCGATCACCCGCCCCGACCCTGAGTTTCGTGCAGGAGGAGGTAACCCTCCGCCGGAGGATCGGGGGCACAATGATTCTGCGTCGACAGCTCGAACACCTCCTGGGGGTGAGCCAGTTGCAGAACGTCGAGTTCCAGGTGATGCCGACCGACCTCGAAGACCATGCCGGGATGGGCGGCCTGATCGAGCTGCTCAAGTTCGAAGACGGTTCAGGGATCGGGCGCTCTGAAGGCGCTTTCCACGGCCGCCCAGTCTTCGAACCCAGGCAGCTCCGAATCCTTGAGCTGCGCTATGGCATCATCCGAGCTCAGGCGCTCACGCCCCAAGAATCACAGGACTTCATCGAGGAACTGCTGGGAGAAACATGA
- a CDS encoding DUF397 domain-containing protein: MIHHPELDWFKSSYSSSSEGDDCVEVAAAPTTIHVRDSKDIQQPHLTFTPRAWAGFLAHTS, encoded by the coding sequence ATGATCCACCACCCCGAGTTGGACTGGTTCAAGAGCAGCTACAGCAGCAGCAGCGAGGGCGACGACTGCGTCGAAGTAGCGGCCGCCCCCACCACCATCCACGTCCGCGACTCGAAGGACATCCAGCAGCCCCACCTGACCTTCACGCCCCGCGCCTGGGCGGGATTCCTGGCGCACACCTCGTAG
- a CDS encoding pyrimidine/purine nucleoside phosphorylase, with protein sequence MFKVNEYFDGTVKSIAFDQEEGPATIGVMAPGEYEFGTAAPEVMHVVSGALTVKLPEVADWQTFGAGTRFSVAGDSKFQVKAEVATAYLCEYR encoded by the coding sequence ATGTTCAAGGTCAACGAGTACTTCGACGGCACGGTCAAGTCGATCGCCTTCGACCAGGAGGAGGGCCCGGCGACGATCGGCGTCATGGCTCCCGGCGAATACGAGTTCGGCACCGCCGCTCCGGAGGTCATGCACGTGGTCAGTGGCGCCCTGACCGTCAAGCTCCCCGAGGTCGCCGACTGGCAGACCTTCGGCGCGGGCACCCGGTTCAGCGTCGCGGGCGACAGCAAGTTCCAGGTCAAGGCCGAGGTCGCGACGGCGTACCTCTGCGAGTACCGCTGA
- a CDS encoding MFS transporter: MSAAATLIEPWRGLSRTVWVLVVARAVNRIGAFSLSFLAIVLTVEFGASLSRTGLVVALFGLATIPSRLLGGVLADRLGRRRTIVLGLAGCAGAQLWIAASTTLWSAMAAAIVLGLAFEIYEPSSQAAVADATAPADRPAAYGLLGSAMAVAGVLAGLLAAAVSHWDLRWLFVADAITCLACAVLVAFALPVDVRRDWAQAGGVTVWRDRRLLLLLASGTVFATIYMQLVVGIPLTLMEQKLSASGTGIILAVSAVVMIVAQRLLRVQLDDFRAMNIGCLLLATGLMICAFATTLPVFLLAAAFWSVGEALLLTRYLTQAAGLAPDGGRARYLAVFGLCWGAATTVAPLIVTYLLATSGPKGLWLTNAAAAVALAAAQPWLRRRLAPA, encoded by the coding sequence ATGAGTGCTGCGGCGACCCTGATCGAGCCGTGGCGCGGTCTGTCCAGAACGGTCTGGGTGCTTGTGGTCGCCCGGGCGGTCAACCGGATCGGCGCGTTCTCGCTGTCGTTCCTCGCGATCGTGCTGACCGTCGAGTTCGGCGCCTCGCTGAGCCGAACCGGTCTTGTGGTCGCGCTCTTCGGTCTCGCGACCATCCCTTCGCGGCTGCTCGGTGGTGTCCTGGCCGACCGGCTCGGCCGTCGCCGCACGATCGTCCTCGGGCTGGCCGGCTGTGCCGGCGCTCAGCTCTGGATCGCCGCCAGTACGACGTTGTGGTCCGCCATGGCCGCTGCCATCGTCCTCGGCCTGGCGTTCGAGATCTACGAACCGTCCAGTCAGGCAGCCGTTGCCGATGCCACTGCGCCCGCCGACCGCCCAGCGGCGTACGGGCTGCTCGGGTCGGCGATGGCGGTTGCGGGCGTACTCGCCGGGTTGCTGGCCGCGGCTGTCAGCCACTGGGATCTGCGGTGGCTGTTCGTCGCGGATGCGATCACCTGCCTGGCTTGCGCTGTCCTCGTGGCCTTTGCACTTCCGGTCGATGTGCGGCGGGATTGGGCGCAGGCCGGTGGAGTCACGGTGTGGCGCGATCGCAGACTGCTGCTGTTGCTCGCCAGCGGCACGGTGTTCGCCACGATCTACATGCAGCTCGTGGTCGGCATACCGCTCACGTTGATGGAGCAGAAGCTGTCGGCGTCCGGCACCGGCATCATTCTGGCGGTCTCCGCGGTGGTGATGATCGTCGCGCAACGGCTGCTGCGAGTGCAGCTCGACGACTTCCGCGCGATGAACATCGGCTGTCTCCTGCTCGCCACCGGCCTGATGATCTGTGCCTTCGCCACCACCTTGCCGGTCTTCCTGCTCGCCGCAGCATTCTGGAGCGTCGGCGAGGCGCTCCTGCTGACCCGCTACCTGACGCAGGCGGCAGGCCTCGCGCCCGACGGCGGCCGCGCCCGATATCTCGCCGTGTTCGGCCTCTGTTGGGGTGCGGCCACCACCGTCGCACCGCTGATCGTGACCTACCTGCTGGCGACCTCCGGCCCCAAGGGCCTGTGGCTCACCAATGCCGCGGCAGCCGTTGCCCTGGCCGCCGCGCAGCCCTGGCTCAGGAGGCGACTGGCTCCAGCCTGA
- a CDS encoding CGNR zinc finger domain-containing protein: MLAASVEYVNRLTPGFSGGSPYAGPADEAQAVGESLVAIGYPQPHVLPEDARRLTELAGRMRIVFEAAQADDLDRAADEINALLVDTNARPKLDRREKGWGLHFHGPDDTLVNGWAAGCAAGLALAVGSDLAGRLGVCAAPQCDRVFVDTSKNGRRRFCSPQCQSRVKAAAHRSRQAT, from the coding sequence GTGCTGGCGGCGTCGGTCGAGTACGTGAACCGGCTGACCCCCGGCTTCTCCGGCGGTTCGCCCTACGCCGGTCCTGCCGACGAGGCACAGGCCGTGGGCGAGTCGCTGGTGGCAATCGGCTATCCACAACCGCATGTCTTGCCCGAGGATGCGCGGCGCCTCACGGAGCTGGCCGGGCGGATGCGGATCGTGTTCGAGGCCGCGCAGGCCGACGACCTGGATCGAGCTGCCGACGAGATCAACGCCTTGCTGGTCGACACGAACGCGCGGCCGAAGCTCGACCGCCGGGAGAAGGGCTGGGGCCTGCATTTCCACGGCCCCGACGACACGCTCGTCAACGGCTGGGCCGCGGGCTGCGCCGCCGGCCTCGCGCTCGCAGTCGGCAGCGACCTGGCCGGTCGCCTCGGCGTCTGCGCCGCACCACAGTGCGACCGCGTGTTCGTCGACACCTCGAAGAACGGCCGGCGTCGCTTCTGCTCACCCCAGTGCCAAAGCCGGGTGAAGGCCGCCGCTCACCGCAGCCGCCAGGCGACCTGA